One window of the Zea mays cultivar B73 chromosome 3, Zm-B73-REFERENCE-NAM-5.0, whole genome shotgun sequence genome contains the following:
- the LOC100192560 gene encoding zinc finger CCCH domain-containing protein 22-like isoform X1, translated as MDAWEATKAVFDRVRALDPDNASKIMGLLLIQDNSDKELIRLAFGPDHLLHAFVSAARADLAAKPASPPSPVLGPLHQTWGAPPHPSPTAGSDHQHQAPFAADLALGYDFDGAGAGADAFFPDDYDCWSPAGAAHRRSFSLSDAEATAAAAGGAAWRPCMYFARGFCKNGSSCRFLHGFPEDDDAAAEREMVVMRAKALAAAAARPQQQQQLMASAFPFSPSPPKGVNLNFLLHQHQQQNEPQRAAAAAAMLLQGGDDMHSRFPVRSPRMDRGELMSSPAARQIYLTFPADSTFSEEDVSNYFSMYGPVQDVRIPYQQKRMFGFVTFVYAETVKIILSKGNPHFVCDARVLVKPYKEKGKVPDRFRKLQHPHHGDFAGCTSPTGLLDSRDPFDLQQPQIGPRMMYGNVAGHEAFLRRKLEEQQQAAELQQAIELEGRRFMGLHLLDLKSRGHHHLGSSPAAMATTTLGQGDDGCKGRSANGNDNAVAFHLEDANIQADTPTKMNSNSLAMSGGPAAGAGGEHEEQQQDGDGDGSPKQAVNPGKEEKTESGPVTATPIVACGFQESGVVEHILPDSPFASPSKASTQNGSIISNAASSLFPPPASTMELPPYSSCFFQAPRFSPGHEAIGL; from the exons ATGGACGCCTGGGAGGCCACCAAGGCGGTGTTCGACCGGGTGCGGGCGCTGGACCCGGACAACGCGTCCAAGATCATGGGCCTGCTGCTCATCCAGGACAACAGCGACAAGGAGCTCATCCGCCTCGCCTTCGGCCCCGACCACCTCCTCCACGCCTTCGTCTCCGCCGCGCGCGCCGACCTCGCCGCCAAGCCCGCGTCCCCGCCGTCGCCCGTGCTGGGCCCGCTCCACCAGACCTGGGGAGCGCCGCCGCACCCGAGCCCTACCGCTGGCTCCGACCACCAACACCAGGCCCCCTTCGCCGCCGACCTCGCGCTCGGCTACGacttcgacggcgccggcgccggcgctgaCGCGTTCTTCCCCGACGACTACGACTGCTGGTCACCGGCCGGCGCCGCCCACCGCCGCAGCTTCTCGCTCAGCGACGCCgaggccaccgccgccgccgccggaggcGCTGCGTGGAGGCCATGCATGTACTTCGCGCGCGGGTTCTGCAAGAACGGCTCCTCCTGCCGCTTCCTCCACGGCTTTCCGGAGGACGATGACGCCGCCGCGGAGCGCGAGATGGTCGTCATGCGCGCCaaagcccttgccgccgccgccgcgcgcccccagcagcagcagcagctcatGGCGTCCGCGTTTCCCTTCTCGCCGTCGCCGCCCAAGGGCGTCAACCTCAACTTCCTGCTCcaccagcaccagcagcagaacGAGCCGCAAAG ggcggcggcggcggcggccatgcTGCTCCAGGGCGGCGACGACATGCACAGCAGGTTCCCGGTGCGGTCGCCCCGGATGGACCGCGGCGAGCTCATGTCCAGCCCCGCCGCGCGGCAGATCTACCTCACCTTCCCGGCCGACTCCACCTTCAGCGAGGAGGACGTCTCCAACTACTTCAG CATGTACGGGCCGGTGCAGGACGTGCGCATCCCGTACCAGCAGAAGCGCATGTTCGGCTTCGTCACCTTCGTCTACGCCGAGACGGTGAAGATCATCCTCAGCAAGGGCAACCCGCACTTCGTTTGCGACGCTCGCGTGCTCGTCAAGCCCTACAAGGAGAAGGGCAAGGTCCCCGACAGGTTCAG GAAGCTGCAGCACCCGCACCACGGCGACTTCGCCGGCTGCACGTCGCCCACCGGACTGCTGGATTCCAGGGACCCCTTCGACCTGCAGCAACCGCAGATTG GACCTAGGATGATGTACGGGAACGTTGCTGGCCACGAAGCATTCCTGAGGAGGAAACTGGAAGAGCAGCagcaggcggccgagctgcagcAGGCCATCGAGCTGGAGGGGCGCCGCTTCATGGGGCTGCACCTCCTCGACCTCAAGAGCAGGGGCCACCACCACCTCGGCTCCTCCCCCGCGGCCATGGCCACCACCACTCTGGGGCAAGGCGACGACGGCTGCAAAGGCCGCAGCGCCAACGGGAATGACAATGCCGTCGCCTTCCATTTGGAGGATGCCAACATCCAAG CAGATACTCCTACCAAGATGAACAGTAACAGCCTTGCAATGAGTGGTGGGCCTGCAGCCGGTGCAGGAGGCGAGCACGAGGAGCAGCAGCAGGATGGGGACGGGGATGGCAGTCCCAAGCAGGCAGTCAACCCTGGGAAAGAGGAGAAGACGGAATCTGGTCCTGTCACAGCCACGCCCATTGTTGCCTGTGGATTCCAAGAAAG TGGCGTGGTGGAGCACATCTTGCCTGACAGCCCCTTTGCGTCCCCCAGCAAGGCCTCCACTCAAAATGGGAGCATCATCAGCAATGCggcttcatccctcttccccCCGCCTGCATCCACCATGGAGCTGCCCCCGTACAGCTCTTGCTTCTTCCAGGCGCCCAG GTTTTCTCCTGGGCATGAAGCCATTGGGCTGTGA
- the LOC100192560 gene encoding zinc finger CCCH domain-containing protein 22-like isoform X2, producing MDAWEATKAVFDRVRALDPDNASKIMGLLLIQDNSDKELIRLAFGPDHLLHAFVSAARADLAAKPASPPSPVLGPLHQTWGAPPHPSPTAGSDHQHQAPFAADLALGYDFDGAGAGADAFFPDDYDCWSPAGAAHRRSFSLSDAEATAAAAGGAAWRPCMYFARGFCKNGSSCRFLHGFPEDDDAAAEREMVVMRAKALAAAAARPQQQQQLMASAFPFSPSPPKGVNLNFLLHQHQQQNEPQRAAAAAAMLLQGGDDMHSRFPVRSPRMDRGELMSSPAARQIYLTFPADSTFSEEDVSNYFSMYGPVQDVRIPYQQKRMFGFVTFVYAETVKIILSKGNPHFVCDARVLVKPYKEKGKVPDRFRKLQHPHHGDFAGCTSPTGLLDSRDPFDLQQPQIGPRMMYGNVAGHEAFLRRKLEEQQQAAELQQAIELEGRRFMGLHLLDLKSRGHHHLGSSPAAMATTTLGQGDDGCKGRSANGNDNAVAFHLEDANIQDTPTKMNSNSLAMSGGPAAGAGGEHEEQQQDGDGDGSPKQAVNPGKEEKTESGPVTATPIVACGFQESGVVEHILPDSPFASPSKASTQNGSIISNAASSLFPPPASTMELPPYSSCFFQAPRFSPGHEAIGL from the exons ATGGACGCCTGGGAGGCCACCAAGGCGGTGTTCGACCGGGTGCGGGCGCTGGACCCGGACAACGCGTCCAAGATCATGGGCCTGCTGCTCATCCAGGACAACAGCGACAAGGAGCTCATCCGCCTCGCCTTCGGCCCCGACCACCTCCTCCACGCCTTCGTCTCCGCCGCGCGCGCCGACCTCGCCGCCAAGCCCGCGTCCCCGCCGTCGCCCGTGCTGGGCCCGCTCCACCAGACCTGGGGAGCGCCGCCGCACCCGAGCCCTACCGCTGGCTCCGACCACCAACACCAGGCCCCCTTCGCCGCCGACCTCGCGCTCGGCTACGacttcgacggcgccggcgccggcgctgaCGCGTTCTTCCCCGACGACTACGACTGCTGGTCACCGGCCGGCGCCGCCCACCGCCGCAGCTTCTCGCTCAGCGACGCCgaggccaccgccgccgccgccggaggcGCTGCGTGGAGGCCATGCATGTACTTCGCGCGCGGGTTCTGCAAGAACGGCTCCTCCTGCCGCTTCCTCCACGGCTTTCCGGAGGACGATGACGCCGCCGCGGAGCGCGAGATGGTCGTCATGCGCGCCaaagcccttgccgccgccgccgcgcgcccccagcagcagcagcagctcatGGCGTCCGCGTTTCCCTTCTCGCCGTCGCCGCCCAAGGGCGTCAACCTCAACTTCCTGCTCcaccagcaccagcagcagaacGAGCCGCAAAG ggcggcggcggcggcggccatgcTGCTCCAGGGCGGCGACGACATGCACAGCAGGTTCCCGGTGCGGTCGCCCCGGATGGACCGCGGCGAGCTCATGTCCAGCCCCGCCGCGCGGCAGATCTACCTCACCTTCCCGGCCGACTCCACCTTCAGCGAGGAGGACGTCTCCAACTACTTCAG CATGTACGGGCCGGTGCAGGACGTGCGCATCCCGTACCAGCAGAAGCGCATGTTCGGCTTCGTCACCTTCGTCTACGCCGAGACGGTGAAGATCATCCTCAGCAAGGGCAACCCGCACTTCGTTTGCGACGCTCGCGTGCTCGTCAAGCCCTACAAGGAGAAGGGCAAGGTCCCCGACAGGTTCAG GAAGCTGCAGCACCCGCACCACGGCGACTTCGCCGGCTGCACGTCGCCCACCGGACTGCTGGATTCCAGGGACCCCTTCGACCTGCAGCAACCGCAGATTG GACCTAGGATGATGTACGGGAACGTTGCTGGCCACGAAGCATTCCTGAGGAGGAAACTGGAAGAGCAGCagcaggcggccgagctgcagcAGGCCATCGAGCTGGAGGGGCGCCGCTTCATGGGGCTGCACCTCCTCGACCTCAAGAGCAGGGGCCACCACCACCTCGGCTCCTCCCCCGCGGCCATGGCCACCACCACTCTGGGGCAAGGCGACGACGGCTGCAAAGGCCGCAGCGCCAACGGGAATGACAATGCCGTCGCCTTCCATTTGGAGGATGCCAACATCCAAG ATACTCCTACCAAGATGAACAGTAACAGCCTTGCAATGAGTGGTGGGCCTGCAGCCGGTGCAGGAGGCGAGCACGAGGAGCAGCAGCAGGATGGGGACGGGGATGGCAGTCCCAAGCAGGCAGTCAACCCTGGGAAAGAGGAGAAGACGGAATCTGGTCCTGTCACAGCCACGCCCATTGTTGCCTGTGGATTCCAAGAAAG TGGCGTGGTGGAGCACATCTTGCCTGACAGCCCCTTTGCGTCCCCCAGCAAGGCCTCCACTCAAAATGGGAGCATCATCAGCAATGCggcttcatccctcttccccCCGCCTGCATCCACCATGGAGCTGCCCCCGTACAGCTCTTGCTTCTTCCAGGCGCCCAG GTTTTCTCCTGGGCATGAAGCCATTGGGCTGTGA
- the LOC100192560 gene encoding Zinc finger CCCH domain-containing protein 22-like (The RefSeq protein has 2 substitutions compared to this genomic sequence) produces MDAWEATKAVFDRVRALDPDNASKIMGLLLIQDNSDKELIRLAFGPDHLLHAFVSAARADLAAKPASPPSPVLGPLHQTWGAPPHPSPTAGSDHQHQAPFAADLALGYDFDGAGAGADAFFPDDYDCWSPAGAAHRRSFSLSDAEATAAAAGGAAWRPCMYFARGFCKNGSSCRFLHGFPEDDDAAAEREMVVMRAKALAAAAARPQQQQQLMASAFPFSPSPPKGVNLNFLLHQHQQQNEPQRAAAAAAMLLQGGDDMHSRFPVRSPRMDRGELMSSPAARQIYLTFPADSTFSEEDVSIYFSMYGPVQDVRIPYQQKRMFGFVTFVYAETVKIILSKGNPHFVCDARVLVKPYKEKGKVPDRFRKLQHPHHGDFAGCTSPTGLLDSRDPFDLQQPQIGPRMMYGNVAGHEAFLRRKLEEQQQAAELQQAIELEGRRFMVLHLLDLKSRGHHHLGSSPAAMATTTLGQGDDGCKGRSANGNDNAVAFHLEDANIQDTPTKMNSNSLAMSGGPAAGAGGEHEEQQQDGDGDGSPKQAVNPGKEEKTESGPVTATPIVACGFQESGVVEHILPDSPFASPSKASTQNGSIISNAASSLFPPPASTMELPPYSSCFFQAPRFSPGHEAIGL; encoded by the exons ATGGACGCCTGGGAGGCCACCAAGGCGGTGTTCGACCGGGTGCGGGCGCTGGACCCGGACAACGCGTCCAAGATCATGGGCCTGCTGCTCATCCAGGACAACAGCGACAAGGAGCTCATCCGCCTCGCCTTCGGCCCCGACCACCTCCTCCACGCCTTCGTCTCCGCCGCGCGCGCCGACCTCGCCGCCAAGCCCGCGTCCCCGCCGTCGCCCGTGCTGGGCCCGCTCCACCAGACCTGGGGAGCGCCGCCGCACCCGAGCCCTACCGCTGGCTCCGACCACCAACACCAGGCCCCCTTCGCCGCCGACCTCGCGCTCGGCTACGacttcgacggcgccggcgccggcgctgaCGCGTTCTTCCCCGACGACTACGACTGCTGGTCACCGGCCGGCGCCGCCCACCGCCGCAGCTTCTCGCTCAGCGACGCCgaggccaccgccgccgccgccggaggcGCTGCGTGGAGGCCATGCATGTACTTCGCGCGCGGGTTCTGCAAGAACGGCTCCTCCTGCCGCTTCCTCCACGGCTTTCCGGAGGACGATGACGCCGCCGCGGAGCGCGAGATGGTCGTCATGCGCGCCaaagcccttgccgccgccgccgcgcgcccccagcagcagcagcagctcatGGCGTCCGCGTTTCCCTTCTCGCCGTCGCCGCCCAAGGGCGTCAACCTCAACTTCCTGCTCcaccagcaccagcagcagaacGAGCCGCAAAG ggcggcggcggcggcggccatgcTGCTCCAGGGCGGCGACGACATGCACAGCAGGTTCCCGGTGCGGTCGCCCCGGATGGACCGCGGCGAGCTCATGTCCAGCCCCGCCGCGCGGCAGATCTACCTCACCTTCCCGGCCGACTCCACCTTCAGCGAGGAGGACGTCTCCAACTACTTCAG CATGTACGGGCCGGTGCAGGACGTGCGCATCCCGTACCAGCAGAAGCGCATGTTCGGCTTCGTCACCTTCGTCTACGCCGAGACGGTGAAGATCATCCTCAGCAAGGGCAACCCGCACTTCGTTTGCGACGCTCGCGTGCTCGTCAAGCCCTACAAGGAGAAGGGCAAGGTCCCCGACAGGTTCAG GAAGCTGCAGCACCCGCACCACGGCGACTTCGCCGGCTGCACGTCGCCCACCGGACTGCTGGATTCCAGGGACCCCTTCGACCTGCAGCAACCGCAGATTG GACCTAGGATGATGTACGGGAACGTTGCTGGCCACGAAGCATTCCTGAGGAGGAAACTGGAAGAGCAGCagcaggcggccgagctgcagcAGGCCATCGAGCTGGAGGGGCGCCGCTTCATGGGGCTGCACCTCCTCGACCTCAAGAGCAGGGGCCACCACCACCTCGGCTCCTCCCCCGCGGCCATGGCCACCACCACTCTGGGGCAAGGCGACGACGGCTGCAAAGGCCGCAGCGCCAACGGGAATGACAATGCCGTCGCCTTCCATTTGGAGGATGCCAACATCCAAG ATACTCCTACCAAGATGAACAGTAACAGCCTTGCAATGAGTGGTGGGCCTGCAGCCGGTGCAGGAGGCGAGCACGAGGAGCAGCAGCAGGATGGGGACGGGGATGGCAGTCCCAAGCAGGCAGTCAACCCTGGGAAAGAGGAGAAGACGGAATCTGGTCCTGTCACAGCCACGCCCATTGTTGCCTGTGGATTCCAAGAAAG TGGCGTGGTGGAGCACATCTTGCCTGACAGCCCCTTTGCGTCCCCCAGCAAGGCCTCCACTCAAAATGGGAGCATCATCAGCAATGCggcttcatccctcttccccCCGCCTGCATCCACCATGGAGCTGCCCCCGTACAGCTCTTGCTTCTTCCAGGCGCCCAG GTTTTCTCCTGGGCATGAAGCCATTGGGCTGTGA
- the LOC103651675 gene encoding protein PLASTID MOVEMENT IMPAIRED 1-RELATED 1: MCKGLSSLMILVAWEVWKHRNDSVFENLSPSTQAVLRSVSMEQHMGGEVAGLRRGSMARPVSVQAPTPLPARSRDVRVLHEVLPSLRSARPVPSSVADGVPDARKEELAAPDCTEEGSPEAKHCTSVEVKKGDSVHPDGDWGTVEFNVVEHGVEVASDDPQRLKHVETSNAAGQEEDSGFKIDEEGSFRPLQVSGDVAEDQTVGVKTEVAVSDVAVQRENMEDKQDGIVKAASLPTAALEAEGQFGADAELEDLESILNELSVAEPEEFESPVVEDKHSRRLSCTGVTDSYKSASRKGRSRSMDASTDSVANEFLDMLGIEHSPVGQPSDSDSESPRERLWKQFEKEALASGNAILGLDFDDGIEGPICDNVVEDFDLSAMIHEAELELQNGSQPIDTKFRAKSLEDEETEALMRQFGLNEKSFQSSPPESRSGFGSPISLPPEQSLELPPLAEGLGPFIQTKDGGFLRSMNPALFKNAKNKCSLVMQASSPIVLPAEMGSGIMDILHGLASIGIEKLSMQANKLMPLEDVNGKMMQQIAREAAPALESAERYDALDYHSIGALVEGCGNAPSGKKTGRCADLSSLGGENASEYVSLEDLAPLAMEKIEALSIEGLRIQSGMSEEDAPSNISAKPIGEFSSLQGKCAENTWSLGLEGTAGLQLLDVKQSGEVDGLMGLSITLDEWMRLDSGVVDEEEQYSDRTSKYKIRSDMCRCSSERTPVATHGHTPSKRIKGGHTNKPTLSLTQTLIDSEALIA, from the exons ATGTGTAAGGGCCTCAGCTCCTTGATGATCTTGGTGGCGTGGGAGGTCTGGAAACACCGAAATGATAGTGTGTTTGAGAATTTGAGTCCAAGTACTCAGGCTGTGCTTAGGTCAGTAAGCATGGAGCAGCACATGGGCGGGGAAGTGGCGGGGCTGCGGCGCGGGTCGATGGCGCGGCCAGTGTCAGTGCAAGCGCCGACGCCTTTGCCCGCGCGGAGCAGGGACGTGAGGGTTCTCCACGAGGTGCTGCCTAGCTTGAGGTCTGCCAGGCCGGTGCCTTCTTCTGTTGCTGACGGGGTTCCTGATGCGAGGAAGGAGGAGCTGGCAGCACCGGACTGCACGGAAGAGGGGTCTCCGGAGGCAAAGCACTGCACATCGGTAGAGGTTAAAAAGGGGGACTCGGTGCATCCAGATGGCGATTGGGGCACGGTGGAGTTCAATGTTGTGGAGCATGGAGTTGAGGTTGCTTCAGATGACCCGCAAAGGCTCAAACATGTGGAAACCAGCAATGCGGCTGGCCAGGAGGAGGATTCAGGGTTCAAAATTGACGAAGAGGGATCGTTCAGGCCTTTGCAAGTAAGTGGTGATGTCGCTGAAGATCAGACTGTTGGAGTGAAAACTGAGGTGGCCGTCAGTGACGTTGCTGTTCAAAGGGAGAATATGGAAGACAAACAGGATGGAATAGTCAAAGCTGCTTCACTGCCTACCGCTGCTCTTGAAGCAGAGGGTCAGTTTGGAGCAGATGCGGAACTGGAGGACCTGGAAAGTATTTTGAACGAGCTCTCAGTTGCTGAGCCAGAGGAATTTGAATCACCAGTTGTAGAAGATAAGCATTCTCGGCGATTGAGCTGCACAGGTGTGACTGATAGTTACAAGTCTGCCAGTAGGAAGGGCAGATCACGCAGCATGGATGCTTCAACAGATTCTGTTGCTAATGAGTTCCTGGATATGCTTGGAATAGAGCATAGCCCAGTTGGGCAACCCTCAGATAGTGATTCCGAGTCGCCAAGAGAACGGCTTTGGAAGCAGTTTGAAAAGGAAGCCCTAGCATCTGGCAATGCTATTCTTGGCTTGGACTTTGACGATGGAATTGAAGGACCTATTTGTGATAATGTTGTGGAGGATTTTGATCTCTCTGCAATGATACATGAGGCTGAGCTCGAGCTTCAGAATGGAAGCCAACCCATTGATACCAAATTTCGAGCTAAGTCGCTGGAAGACGAAGAAACTGAGGCCTTAATGCGTCAATTTGGTCTAAACGAGAAGTCCTTCCAATCTTCTCCACCTGAAAGTAGAAGTGGATTTGGTAGCCCCATTAGCCTCCCACCTGAGCAGTCCCTGGAGCTACCGCCATTGGCTGAAGGTTTAGGCCCATTTATTCAGACCAAAGATGGAGGATTTCTGCGATCAATGAACCCAGCCCTGTTCAAAAATGCAAAGAACAAATGCAGCTTGGTTATGCAGGCTTCTTCTCCGATTGTACTGCCAGCGGAGATGGGATCTGGGATTATGGATATATTGCATGGTCTGGCATCAATTGGAATTGAGAAGTTATCAATGCAGGCAAACAAGCTTATGCCCTTGGAAGATGTTAATGGTAAAATGATGCAGCAGATTGCCCGGGAGGCTGCTCCAGCTCTGGAGTCTGCTGAAAG ATATGATGCATTGGACTATCATAGCATCGGTGCTTTGGTAGAAGGGTGTGGAAATGCTCCCTCTGGTAAGAAGACAGGTAGGTGTGCTGATCTTTCATCCTTGGGTGGGGAGAATGCTTCGGAATATGTTTCACTTGAGGACCTTGCACCATTAGCTATGGAAAAGATTGAAGCCCTGTCCATTGAGGGTTTGAGGATACAATCTGGCATGTCAGAAGAAGATGCACCCTCCAATATCAGTGCAAAGCCTATTGGGGAATTTTCATCTCTGCAAGGAAAGTGTGCAGAGAATACTTGGTCCCTTGGTTTAGAGGGAACTGCAGGTTTGCAGCTTCTGGATGTTAAGCAAAGCGGAGAAGTTGATGGATTAATGGGCTTGTCCATCACTCTAGATGAATGGATGAGGCTTGATTCTGGGGTAGTGGACGAAGAAGAACAGTACAGTGACCGGACATCGAAATATAAGATTCGATCAGATATGTGTCGATGCTCATCCGAGCgtactcccgttgcaacgcacgggcacacacctagtaAAAGGATTAAGGGGGGGCACACGAATAAGCCAACGCTAAGCCTCACCCAAACCCTAATCGACAGTGAGGCTCTCATCGCCTAG
- the LOC103651677 gene encoding calcium uniporter protein 6, mitochondrial — translation MLEQNPVTPEHCLLSKSSPPSHFSTTMSLWRAAASRLLLTRHSPSSPSAATAALLLHARSFSPPPPRPAQAQPEAEVTPAEARRLVRLVGVEALKRRLRDGRDEVVGYDQLLDACVEAGAARTHAEAEALARALDHAGVVLLFRDKAYLHPEKVVDLVRRAVPLALAPENDPRKEEFELLREKKEAIDRLAHKQVRRILWSGLGFFMCQVGLFFRLTFWEFSWDVMEPIAFFTTASGLLVGYAYFLITSRDPTYQDFMERLFLSRQRKLCAAHKFDMERFMELQKHCRCPLEGHGPRGP, via the exons ATGCTTGAGCAAAACCCAGTCACACCAGAACACTGTTTGCTAAGCAAATCTTCACCGCCATCCCATTTCTCTACCACCATGTCCCTCTGGCGCGCGGCCGCCTCCCGCCTCCTCCTCACACGCCACTCGCCGTCGTCTCCCTCCGCCGCCACTGCCGCTCTCCTCCTCCACGCGCGCTCCTtctccccgccgccgccgcgcccggccCAGGCGCAGCCCGAGGCGGAGGTCACGCCGGCCGAGGCGCGGCGCCTGGTGCGCCTCGTCGGCGTGGAGGCGCTGAAGCGGCGCCTGCGGGACGGCCGGGACGAGGTGGTGGGGTACGACCAGCTCCTCGACGCCTGCGTCGAGGCCGGAGCCGCGCGCACGCACGCCGAGGCCGAGGCGCTCGCGCGGGCCCTGGACCACGCCGGCGTCGTGCTGCTCTTCCGCGACAAGGCCTACCTCCACCCCGAGAAG GTGGTGGACCTGGTTAGAAGGGCCGTGCCACTCGCGCTCGCGCCAGAGAACGACCCAAGAAAAGAGGAGTTCGAACTGCTCCGAGAGAAGAAGGAAGCGATCGACAGGCTAGCGCACAAGCAAGTCCGGCGCATCCTGTGGTCCGGCCTAGGGTTCTTCATGTGCCAGGTCGGGCTCTTCTTCCGCCTCACGTTCTGGGAGTTCTCGTGGGACGTGATGGAGCCGATCGCCTTCTTCACCACCGCGTCCGGCCTGCTCGTCGGCTACGCCTACTTCCTCATCACCTCGAGGGACCCGACGTACCAGGACTTCATGGAGAGGCTGTTCCTGTCGAGGCAGAGGAAGCTTTGTGCGGCGCACAAGTTCGATATGGAGAGGTTCATGGAGCTTCAGAAGCACTGTAGATGTCCCCTGGAAGGCCATGGCCCTCGTGGTCCCTGA